The Haloplanus sp. CK5-1 genome contains a region encoding:
- a CDS encoding ABC transporter substrate-binding protein: MAPDNIRCQGVNRRKALKTLAATGTVGIAGCSGDDGGDGGDGGDGGDGGDGGGGGGGGGGGTAGSTDQSDIAGDTVQFIKGDTGDELIEVIDRAAAAFEEETGAIVEPQYTGIGDSKYQRIVSLIQSGDPPEVATINLSVGGQFYNEGALAPVTENMERLIERHGEPVVRWQQDGEDWMIPFAQGTTDYWFRDDLLGEVGLDEEFVPDTWDKLMTYAQAHDENADSLQSGVFVMSGQAKATGNFMMGSFHMSNGGKMCEWTGNKFEVAWADGEQRTRMIETLTYLQNLHEYSVDAGGAGESENENAIPTGLAAATFDAGARVKLGAPGQNRPYESAKAVTNVGHIPEKRTPQSQAQVAPLYAFSGAENTEAGKRFIEFLMTNPEFAGDFCWADGPVHAQPPFPGLKQSDHFQDLLMNDLGDHWETRPYGGYDNSNGIGSSAQRHLQEATANADAQVFETGRPNPHLGSIWSTGILSEMVQVVNIDGRDPEAAVDEYAPQVQDILDRSQGGGL, encoded by the coding sequence ATGGCTCCGGATAACATCCGTTGTCAAGGCGTAAATCGGAGAAAGGCGCTCAAGACACTTGCGGCCACCGGCACCGTCGGTATAGCGGGCTGTTCCGGTGACGACGGCGGCGATGGTGGCGATGGTGGCGATGGTGGCGATGGTGGCGATGGTGGCGGCGGTGGCGGCGGCGGCGGTGGCGGTACCGCCGGGAGTACTGACCAGTCCGACATCGCCGGAGACACAGTCCAGTTCATCAAGGGCGACACCGGCGACGAACTAATCGAAGTTATCGACCGCGCCGCGGCCGCGTTCGAGGAAGAGACCGGGGCCATCGTCGAGCCCCAGTACACCGGAATCGGGGACAGCAAGTACCAGCGGATCGTCTCGCTGATTCAGTCCGGAGACCCCCCGGAAGTGGCGACGATCAACCTGTCGGTCGGGGGCCAGTTCTACAACGAGGGCGCACTCGCGCCCGTTACCGAGAACATGGAGCGCCTGATCGAACGGCACGGGGAGCCGGTCGTCAGGTGGCAACAGGATGGCGAGGACTGGATGATCCCCTTCGCACAGGGGACCACGGATTACTGGTTTCGCGACGACCTCCTGGGGGAAGTCGGCCTCGACGAGGAGTTCGTCCCGGACACGTGGGACAAACTGATGACGTACGCCCAGGCCCACGACGAGAACGCCGATAGCCTCCAGAGCGGCGTGTTCGTCATGTCGGGCCAGGCGAAGGCCACCGGGAACTTCATGATGGGTTCGTTCCACATGTCCAACGGCGGGAAGATGTGCGAGTGGACCGGCAACAAGTTCGAGGTGGCGTGGGCAGACGGGGAGCAGCGCACGAGGATGATCGAGACGCTGACCTACCTCCAGAATCTCCACGAGTACTCCGTGGACGCTGGCGGGGCCGGCGAGAGCGAGAACGAGAACGCCATTCCCACGGGTCTCGCCGCGGCGACCTTCGACGCCGGCGCACGGGTAAAGCTCGGTGCGCCCGGACAGAATCGCCCGTACGAGTCCGCGAAGGCCGTCACCAACGTGGGCCACATCCCGGAGAAGCGGACGCCGCAAAGCCAGGCCCAGGTCGCGCCGCTCTACGCGTTCTCGGGCGCCGAGAACACCGAGGCTGGCAAGCGGTTCATCGAGTTCCTGATGACCAACCCCGAGTTCGCGGGCGACTTCTGCTGGGCCGACGGTCCGGTCCACGCCCAGCCGCCGTTCCCGGGGCTCAAGCAGTCCGATCACTTCCAGGACCTCCTCATGAACGACCTGGGCGACCACTGGGAGACGCGGCCCTACGGCGGCTACGACAACTCGAACGGGATCGGCTCGTCCGCGCAACGACACCTCCAGGAAGCGACGGCGAACGCCGACGCACAGGTCTTCGAGACCGGGCGACCGAACCCGCACCTGGGCTCCATCTGGTCCACCGGGATCCTGTCGGAGATGGTTCAGGTGGTCAACATCGACGGACGTGACCCCGAGGCCGCCGTCGACGAGTACGCGCCGCAGGTCCAGGACATCCTCGACCGGAGCCAGGGCGGCGGGCTCTAA
- a CDS encoding mandelate racemase/muconate lactonizing enzyme family protein, with protein sequence MEVTNVTASTHLVPVDVPLRDEVKRRRVVVAAVETDEGITGHGVAAKPQWFGVRSLINEEVGPLVEGMNPLETERIYKQSQLEINPRYQTGVWHSAMSAVDIALWDIAGKYHGEPVWRLLGGAQNPVDAYVTFGLKNFNREQLAEVAADFASQGETRLKMKVGINGADDLPEDEARVAAVREAVGDDVELMIDANHEFSVNQAIKLCERLEEYDITWFEEPVYANDPELLSKLRERTTIPISAGQNDGGRYRHRQLMTRGAVDIVQPNVVYNGGYTEGRKIAHLAQGFNLDIANGGGWPHHNAHLHAGMENGWRVEYHYIMYRVGEKLFDDPPHIDGNQVELPEEPGLGFEPDMDALDEYEVTSTAEVDW encoded by the coding sequence ATGGAAGTTACCAATGTTACAGCGTCGACGCATCTCGTACCTGTCGACGTTCCACTTCGGGACGAAGTGAAACGTCGTCGGGTGGTCGTCGCAGCGGTCGAGACGGACGAGGGCATTACCGGACACGGGGTGGCGGCGAAACCACAGTGGTTCGGGGTGCGTTCGCTGATCAACGAAGAGGTCGGCCCGCTAGTCGAGGGGATGAACCCGCTCGAAACCGAGCGTATCTACAAGCAGTCACAGTTGGAGATCAACCCACGGTACCAGACCGGCGTCTGGCACTCCGCGATGAGCGCCGTCGACATCGCCCTGTGGGACATCGCCGGAAAGTACCACGGCGAACCGGTCTGGCGGCTCCTCGGGGGCGCACAGAACCCGGTCGACGCCTACGTCACCTTCGGGCTGAAGAACTTCAACCGTGAGCAGTTGGCGGAAGTGGCGGCCGACTTCGCCTCGCAGGGCGAGACGCGACTGAAGATGAAAGTCGGGATCAACGGCGCGGACGATCTTCCGGAGGACGAAGCCCGGGTCGCCGCGGTCCGCGAGGCCGTCGGCGACGACGTGGAACTGATGATCGACGCCAACCACGAGTTCTCCGTCAACCAGGCGATCAAGCTCTGCGAACGGCTCGAAGAGTACGACATCACGTGGTTCGAGGAGCCGGTCTACGCCAACGACCCCGAGCTTCTTTCGAAGCTCCGGGAACGGACGACGATCCCGATCTCCGCCGGACAGAACGACGGGGGTCGCTACCGCCACCGCCAACTGATGACGCGGGGCGCGGTCGACATCGTTCAGCCGAACGTCGTCTACAACGGTGGGTACACCGAGGGTCGGAAGATAGCGCACCTCGCGCAGGGGTTCAACCTCGACATCGCCAACGGCGGAGGATGGCCACACCACAACGCACACCTCCACGCCGGCATGGAGAACGGGTGGCGCGTCGAGTACCACTACATCATGTACAGGGTCGGGGAGAAGCTGTTCGACGACCCGCCCCACATCGACGGAAACCAGGTCGAACTCCCCGAGGAGCCCGGACTCGGGTTCGAACCCGATATGGACGCCCTCGACGAGTACGAGGTCACGTCCACGGCCGAGGTCGACTGGTAG
- a CDS encoding ABC transporter ATP-binding protein encodes MAHLEVKNIRKVFDTPDGEEVAVEGVSFEAEDGEFVTLVGPSGCGKTTTLRCIAGLETPTSGKIILDGRDITELPPNKRDISLMFQSIALYPHMTVRENIAYPLKVDGISKADRKGPAEEAAETMQIVDMLDKMPGDLSGGQQQRAALARTVVQDPGVFLMDEPLSDLDAKLKGETRKEIQRIHAKLNTPVVYVTHDQEEAMTMSDYIAVMNDGRIEQFDTPNNIFYRPNNMFVGQFIGQHGMNVVDAEVVGTDSDVTVSVDEYHPDLRLENPENLPTGPVKLGFRPENTGLEEDATEGIPGVVELIESFGEEAVVTVDIDRSEPLFAVIDSHRNLSEGANVRAQIDWNAHVFDWDTGDILTHTERRQKHPA; translated from the coding sequence ATGGCTCACTTAGAAGTCAAGAATATACGAAAGGTGTTCGACACACCGGACGGCGAAGAAGTAGCGGTAGAAGGGGTCAGCTTCGAGGCTGAAGACGGCGAGTTCGTGACGCTCGTCGGCCCGTCCGGGTGTGGGAAGACGACAACCCTTCGGTGTATCGCGGGGCTCGAAACCCCGACGAGCGGGAAGATCATCCTCGACGGGAGGGATATCACGGAGCTTCCTCCGAACAAACGGGACATCTCGCTCATGTTCCAGTCCATCGCGTTGTACCCGCACATGACCGTCCGGGAGAACATCGCCTATCCGCTGAAGGTCGACGGTATCTCCAAAGCGGATCGAAAGGGACCGGCCGAAGAGGCGGCCGAGACGATGCAGATCGTGGACATGCTGGACAAGATGCCTGGCGACCTGAGTGGGGGACAACAGCAGCGTGCGGCCCTCGCTCGGACCGTCGTTCAGGACCCCGGCGTGTTCCTGATGGACGAACCACTCAGCGACCTTGACGCGAAACTGAAAGGCGAGACGCGAAAGGAGATCCAGCGGATCCACGCGAAGCTGAACACGCCGGTCGTGTACGTCACGCACGATCAGGAGGAGGCGATGACGATGAGCGACTACATCGCCGTCATGAACGACGGGAGGATCGAACAGTTCGACACTCCGAACAACATATTCTATCGTCCCAACAACATGTTCGTCGGGCAGTTCATCGGCCAGCACGGCATGAACGTGGTCGACGCCGAGGTGGTCGGCACCGACTCGGACGTGACGGTGTCCGTCGACGAGTACCATCCCGACCTGCGACTGGAGAACCCGGAGAATCTCCCGACCGGACCGGTCAAACTGGGATTCAGACCGGAGAACACGGGTCTCGAGGAGGACGCGACCGAAGGGATCCCGGGCGTCGTCGAACTCATCGAATCCTTCGGCGAAGAAGCAGTCGTGACGGTCGACATCGATCGCTCAGAACCGCTGTTCGCCGTCATCGACTCGCACAGGAACCTGAGCGAGGGCGCGAACGTACGGGCACAGATCGATTGGAACGCCCACGTCTTCGACTGGGACACCGGCGATATCCTGACGCACACGGAACGCAGGCAAAAACATCCGGCGTAA
- a CDS encoding response regulator receiver protein has translation MELPTDTVLVCEQNQTRADLYALWLDDYDVRTALTERQLTDSVIGSVAVAVVNQSFGDRLGSALETIEASAPYCRIVATRERGTSLAHTAFDYDLTRPVFEEDLAECVETLLHCANYRIALEQYYRTTVALSAYELGADDSAPADERIDRLEKRAARFQGFLNELRKDMTSDDVRSVVRDTSVGDIPGLDGTESLSGKYRPDSCVRCDADWTELADGKQPFIKLGAYVWRCTDCGHVHLYMDPSHRHVGP, from the coding sequence ATGGAACTCCCGACCGACACCGTCCTCGTCTGCGAACAGAACCAAACGAGAGCGGATCTCTACGCCCTCTGGCTCGACGACTACGACGTCCGAACGGCGCTGACCGAACGACAACTAACGGACTCGGTGATCGGATCGGTCGCCGTCGCGGTCGTGAACCAGTCGTTCGGCGACCGCCTGGGGTCGGCGCTCGAAACGATTGAGGCCAGCGCCCCGTACTGTCGTATCGTGGCGACGCGCGAGCGGGGGACATCGCTCGCACACACCGCCTTCGACTACGACCTCACGCGACCGGTGTTCGAGGAGGACCTCGCCGAGTGCGTCGAAACGTTGCTCCACTGCGCTAACTACCGGATCGCGCTCGAGCAGTACTATCGGACGACGGTCGCACTGTCAGCCTACGAGTTGGGGGCGGACGATTCGGCGCCGGCCGACGAGCGAATCGACCGGCTCGAAAAACGAGCGGCCCGGTTTCAGGGATTCCTGAACGAACTCCGCAAGGACATGACCAGCGACGATGTTCGGAGCGTCGTCCGTGACACCTCCGTCGGCGACATCCCCGGACTGGACGGGACGGAGTCGCTGTCGGGCAAGTACCGTCCCGACAGCTGTGTACGTTGCGACGCCGACTGGACGGAACTAGCCGACGGCAAACAACCGTTTATCAAACTGGGAGCGTACGTCTGGCGGTGTACCGACTGCGGGCACGTCCACCTGTACATGGACCCGAGTCACCGACACGTCGGCCCGTGA
- a CDS encoding sugar ABC transporter permease, which translates to MAIITVVPATTMFALIVAAPIVWSIAASFHSINALNPTWEFVGIANYVELLSSSQFWSSLGNNLIWATSTSVLNTVLGTAVALLLNQNFKFKRVLTPVMLFPYLVPTAFFGYIVMWLTTQQWGLLNQLLVAFGIISRENVIAFFTGDPWTAMGTLVAVHNWKFSIFVAILVYAKLQGISDDLYEAAIMSGATKYQQFRDITLPYIKNVLFITVLLRGLWNFNMFDLIWVATNANPIDSLVTLPVLAYKIGFQFQRLGLSNTIATTLFIILSIVGIIYFKTAKPSQEVRVE; encoded by the coding sequence ATGGCAATCATCACAGTCGTTCCGGCAACGACGATGTTCGCACTCATCGTCGCAGCGCCGATCGTCTGGTCGATCGCCGCCTCATTCCACTCGATCAATGCACTCAATCCGACGTGGGAGTTCGTCGGGATAGCGAACTACGTCGAACTCCTCAGCAGTAGCCAGTTCTGGTCGTCGCTCGGGAACAACTTGATATGGGCGACATCGACCTCCGTACTCAACACGGTGCTCGGCACGGCGGTAGCGCTGTTGCTCAACCAGAACTTCAAGTTCAAGCGCGTACTGACGCCCGTGATGCTGTTCCCCTACCTAGTCCCGACGGCCTTCTTCGGATACATCGTGATGTGGTTGACCACCCAGCAGTGGGGCCTGCTGAATCAACTCCTGGTCGCGTTCGGCATCATCTCGCGTGAGAACGTGATCGCGTTTTTCACCGGTGACCCGTGGACGGCGATGGGTACGCTCGTCGCCGTCCACAACTGGAAGTTCTCCATCTTCGTCGCCATTCTGGTGTACGCGAAGCTTCAGGGGATTTCGGACGACCTCTACGAGGCGGCGATCATGTCCGGCGCGACGAAGTACCAGCAGTTCAGGGACATCACGCTGCCGTACATCAAGAACGTCCTGTTCATCACAGTCCTGCTCCGTGGGCTCTGGAACTTCAACATGTTCGACCTCATCTGGGTCGCGACGAACGCGAACCCGATCGACTCGCTGGTCACGCTACCGGTGTTAGCCTACAAGATCGGGTTCCAGTTCCAGCGACTGGGTCTATCCAACACGATCGCGACGACGCTGTTCATAATCCTCTCGATCGTCGGGATCATCTACTTCAAGACGGCCAAACCGTCCCAGGAGGTGCGCGTAGAATGA